A region of Flavobacterium indicum GPTSA100-9 = DSM 17447 DNA encodes the following proteins:
- the gcvP gene encoding aminomethyl-transferring glycine dehydrogenase, translated as MRTDAFALRHLGPRETDLNEMLQTIGVDSLDQLIYETIPDDIRLKNDLNLEAPMTEFEYLSHIQELGKKNKVFKSYIGLGYHPTCIPAVIQRNIFENPGWYTAYTPYQAEIAQGRLEAILNFQTMVIELTGMEIANASLLDEGTAAAEAMALLLDVRSREQKKNNVNKFFVSEEILPQTLSVLQTRATPLNIELVVGNHETFDFSTEFFGAILQYPGKYGQVYDYAGFIAKAAEKEIKVAVAADILSLAKLTPPGEMGAAVVVGTTQRFGIPMGYGGPHAGYFATKEEYKRSMPGRIIGVSIDANGNRALRMALGTREQHIKREKATSNICTAQVLLAVMAGMYAVYHGPKGLQYIADKVHASAVTTADALNKLGVYQTNSAFFDTILVKADATKVKVIAEKHEVNFFYPDAETISISFNETTSVNDINQIIAIFAEATGKDAFAVNQLANESMVPENLVRKSAFLQYDVFNNNHSESQLMRYIKKLERKDLSLNHSMISLGSCTMKLNAAAEMLPLSMANWNSIHPFAPVEQAEGYQIMLKKLEHQLNVITGFQGTTLQPNSGAQGEYAGLMAIRAYHQSRGDNHRNVCLIPASAHGTNPASAAMAGMEIIVTKTMENGNIDVEDLRAKAIQHKDNLSALMVTYPSTHGVFESAIIEITNIIHENGGLVYMDGANMNAQVGLTNPATIGADVCHLNLHKTFAIPHGGGGPGVGPICVNEKLVPFLPTNPIIPTGGSKAITAISSAPYGSALVCLISYGYIVMMGAEGLTNATKYAILNANYMKARFEGHYPILYSGEMGRAAHEMILDCRAFEEKGIKVTDIAKRLMDYGFHAPTVSFPVAGTLMVEPTESEDLAELDRFCDALISIRKEIEASTKEEENNILRNAPHTLAMLTANEWVFPYTREQAAYPLDYIAENKFWPTVRRIDEAYGDRNLVCSCAPIEAYM; from the coding sequence ATGAGAACAGATGCATTTGCTTTAAGACATTTAGGCCCTCGTGAAACAGACTTAAATGAAATGTTACAAACTATTGGTGTAGATTCATTAGACCAATTAATTTATGAAACTATTCCAGATGATATTCGTTTAAAAAACGATTTAAATTTAGAAGCTCCAATGACGGAGTTTGAATATTTATCTCATATTCAAGAATTAGGTAAAAAAAATAAAGTTTTCAAATCATATATCGGTTTAGGCTATCATCCAACTTGCATACCTGCAGTTATTCAAAGAAACATTTTTGAAAATCCAGGATGGTACACGGCTTATACGCCTTACCAAGCTGAAATTGCTCAAGGTCGTTTAGAAGCTATTTTAAATTTCCAAACAATGGTTATCGAATTAACCGGTATGGAAATAGCTAATGCCTCTTTATTAGATGAAGGAACAGCTGCTGCCGAAGCAATGGCCCTACTTTTAGATGTTAGGTCTCGTGAACAAAAGAAAAACAATGTAAATAAATTTTTTGTTTCTGAAGAAATTTTACCTCAAACGCTTTCGGTTTTACAAACACGTGCTACTCCATTAAATATTGAATTAGTAGTTGGAAACCACGAAACGTTTGATTTTTCAACAGAATTTTTCGGAGCCATTTTACAATATCCAGGGAAATATGGTCAAGTGTATGACTACGCTGGATTTATTGCAAAAGCTGCAGAAAAAGAAATTAAAGTTGCTGTTGCTGCTGATATTTTATCGTTAGCTAAATTAACACCTCCAGGTGAAATGGGCGCTGCAGTTGTTGTGGGTACTACACAGCGTTTTGGTATTCCGATGGGCTATGGTGGACCACATGCGGGTTACTTCGCAACGAAAGAAGAATACAAACGTTCGATGCCAGGAAGAATCATCGGTGTTTCTATCGATGCTAACGGAAACCGTGCTTTACGTATGGCTTTAGGAACTCGTGAGCAACACATCAAACGTGAAAAAGCGACATCAAACATTTGTACTGCACAAGTTTTATTAGCGGTTATGGCCGGAATGTATGCCGTTTATCACGGACCAAAAGGCTTACAATATATTGCTGATAAAGTTCATGCTTCTGCGGTTACTACTGCTGATGCTTTAAATAAATTAGGTGTTTACCAGACAAATTCTGCTTTCTTCGATACGATTTTAGTAAAAGCGGATGCAACTAAAGTAAAAGTAATCGCTGAAAAACACGAAGTAAACTTCTTCTATCCAGATGCTGAAACGATTTCGATTTCATTCAACGAAACGACTTCGGTAAACGACATCAATCAAATCATTGCTATTTTCGCTGAAGCGACTGGAAAAGATGCATTTGCTGTAAATCAATTAGCAAATGAGTCAATGGTTCCTGAAAACTTAGTGAGAAAATCAGCTTTCTTACAGTATGATGTTTTCAACAACAACCATTCTGAATCGCAATTGATGCGTTACATCAAAAAATTAGAACGTAAAGATTTATCGTTGAATCACTCAATGATTTCTCTAGGTTCTTGTACGATGAAATTAAACGCTGCTGCTGAAATGTTGCCGTTATCTATGGCAAACTGGAACAGCATTCACCCTTTTGCACCTGTTGAACAAGCAGAAGGTTACCAAATCATGTTGAAAAAATTAGAGCATCAATTAAATGTAATTACTGGATTCCAAGGAACTACATTACAACCAAACTCAGGTGCTCAAGGAGAATATGCTGGTTTGATGGCTATTAGAGCTTATCACCAATCAAGAGGTGATAACCACAGAAATGTATGTTTGATTCCGGCTTCTGCTCATGGAACTAATCCAGCTTCTGCAGCTATGGCAGGAATGGAAATCATCGTTACAAAAACCATGGAAAATGGAAATATCGATGTGGAAGATTTAAGAGCAAAAGCAATCCAACACAAAGACAACTTATCTGCTTTAATGGTTACTTATCCATCTACCCATGGCGTTTTTGAAAGTGCTATTATTGAGATCACGAATATCATCCACGAAAATGGTGGTTTAGTATATATGGATGGTGCTAACATGAATGCACAAGTGGGATTAACGAATCCAGCTACCATTGGCGCTGATGTTTGTCACTTGAACTTACACAAAACATTTGCTATTCCTCACGGTGGTGGTGGACCTGGGGTTGGACCAATTTGTGTGAACGAAAAATTAGTTCCATTCTTACCAACCAATCCAATTATTCCAACAGGAGGAAGTAAAGCTATCACGGCTATATCTTCTGCTCCTTATGGTTCGGCTTTAGTTTGTTTAATTTCTTACGGTTACATTGTAATGATGGGTGCTGAAGGATTAACAAACGCTACAAAATATGCCATCCTGAATGCGAACTACATGAAAGCACGTTTTGAAGGACATTACCCAATCTTATATTCAGGAGAAATGGGACGTGCCGCACACGAAATGATTTTAGATTGTAGAGCTTTCGAAGAAAAAGGCATTAAAGTAACGGATATCGCAAAACGTTTGATGGATTACGGATTCCATGCCCCTACCGTTTCTTTCCCAGTTGCTGGAACTTTAATGGTGGAACCAACAGAATCTGAAGATTTAGCAGAATTAGATCGTTTTTGCGATGCTTTAATTTCTATTCGTAAAGAAATTGAAGCTTCAACAAAAGAGGAAGAAAACAATATTTTAAGAAATGCACCTCATACTTTAGCAATGCTTACTGCTAACGAATGGGTTTTCCCTTACACAAGAGAACAAGCGGCTTATCCATTGGATTACATTGCAGAAAATAAATTTTGGCCAACAGTTCGTCGTATTGATGAAGCGTATGGTGATAGAAATTTAGTTTGTTCTTGTGCTCCAATTGAAGCATATATGTAA
- a CDS encoding UbiA prenyltransferase family protein produces the protein MAFSALALTAMTVRFYGIPQALNCLLFVFCSTLVGYNFVKYDALVRTKQNTWRVELKLILLLSFVASLVGLYSFFQFQLRTQLFIVIPFLLTLLYTLPFFPNRANARNWKGVKIYMVSFCWVLMTVFFPLVFGRINLNGSVFWLSIQRFILIFVLVLIFEIIDVTKDDPHLQTVPQMIGVNKTKILGYLLLSVLVLIDVLQPQIHWVALSFKLLVSVTIAFFLYYAKATKSRYYSSFWAEGIPIFWWLLFLVFS, from the coding sequence GTGGCTTTTTCAGCACTTGCTTTAACTGCAATGACTGTTCGATTCTATGGTATTCCACAGGCATTAAATTGTTTATTGTTTGTATTTTGTAGTACATTAGTTGGGTATAATTTTGTAAAATATGATGCGCTAGTTCGCACTAAACAAAATACTTGGCGAGTAGAATTAAAATTAATCTTGTTGTTAAGTTTTGTAGCGTCATTAGTTGGTTTGTATTCGTTTTTTCAATTTCAATTGCGGACTCAGCTATTTATAGTAATCCCTTTTCTTTTAACACTTTTGTATACGTTACCTTTTTTTCCTAATCGTGCAAATGCCCGAAATTGGAAAGGAGTAAAGATTTACATGGTTAGTTTTTGCTGGGTTTTAATGACTGTTTTTTTTCCTCTTGTATTTGGAAGAATTAATTTAAATGGTTCTGTATTTTGGTTGTCAATTCAACGGTTTATTTTAATTTTTGTTTTGGTGTTAATCTTTGAGATTATTGATGTCACCAAAGACGACCCGCACCTGCAAACAGTTCCACAAATGATAGGGGTTAATAAGACCAAAATATTAGGGTATTTGTTGTTAAGTGTTTTGGTGCTTATTGATGTTCTTCAGCCTCAAATTCATTGGGTTGCATTGAGTTTTAAACTGCTCGTTTCGGTAACCATTGCTTTTTTTCTTTACTATGCTAAAGCAACAAAATCTAGGTATTATTCAAGTTTTTGGGCAGAAGGAATTCCTATTTTTTGGTGGTTATTATTTTTAGTTTTCAGTTAA
- a CDS encoding SRPBCC family protein gives MTTITIKTIYQAPIETVFNINRDITIHQQTASKTKEIAIAGTTSGLINKNETVTWKGKHFGVYLKHQSIISEMIFPTYFVDEQLKGHFKSFKHQHFFEQKEKYVEVTDLLEYETPYGILGKFFDVLLLKKHLIQFIIHRNSILKKLTEN, from the coding sequence ATGACAACAATAACAATTAAAACAATTTATCAGGCACCTATTGAAACTGTTTTCAACATAAATCGAGACATAACCATCCATCAACAAACGGCGAGTAAAACAAAAGAAATAGCCATTGCTGGCACCACCTCAGGATTAATAAACAAGAATGAAACAGTCACATGGAAAGGAAAACATTTTGGTGTATACCTCAAACATCAGAGTATAATTTCTGAGATGATTTTTCCAACGTATTTTGTAGACGAACAACTCAAAGGACATTTTAAAAGTTTTAAACATCAACATTTTTTTGAACAAAAAGAAAAGTATGTAGAAGTCACCGATTTGTTAGAATATGAAACACCTTATGGTATTTTAGGAAAATTTTTTGATGTATTGTTATTGAAAAAACATTTGATTCAATTCATTATTCATAGAAATTCAATTTTAAAAAAATTAACTGAAAACTAA
- a CDS encoding GbsR/MarR family transcriptional regulator produces the protein MEFKEAKNKFVQTWGALGSQWGINKTMAQIHALLMVSHEPVSMEDIMEELQISRGNASMNLRALMDWGIVYKEFKAGERREFFTAEKDLDELAVKISRERSKREIKPALKVLKEVSTIKSDGTEAERHFVDQTTKLYDFVLKAYNVLDKITEYKDNWLTQLLMKFMK, from the coding sequence ATGGAATTTAAAGAAGCTAAAAATAAATTCGTACAAACTTGGGGCGCGTTAGGCTCACAATGGGGAATTAATAAAACCATGGCGCAGATTCATGCTTTGTTGATGGTTTCGCACGAACCCGTTTCTATGGAAGACATTATGGAAGAATTACAAATTTCTCGTGGAAACGCATCAATGAATTTACGAGCTTTAATGGATTGGGGAATTGTGTATAAGGAATTCAAAGCGGGTGAAAGAAGGGAGTTTTTCACCGCTGAAAAAGATTTAGATGAATTAGCGGTAAAAATTTCGAGAGAAAGAAGTAAAAGAGAGATCAAACCTGCCTTGAAAGTATTAAAAGAAGTTTCTACAATAAAATCTGATGGCACCGAAGCAGAAAGACATTTCGTAGATCAAACTACAAAATTGTACGACTTTGTTTTAAAGGCATATAACGTACTTGATAAAATTACTGAATACAAAGACAATTGGTTGACTCAACTACTTATGAAATTTATGAAATAA
- a CDS encoding M4 family metallopeptidase — protein MKNNYLSVLGLTLLLSNFAFSQKNEKYNGDLAYQKTIYLTGMHSEQSAIKEFGKLYRLNDSNSFTPQKETSDEAGFIHQRFQQYYKGIKIEFGTVITHKKEGNVVHVNGELYNAEDLNLTPSLSAEVAFQKAINFINAQEYLWNDPVASQAMDYKKPSGELVILPLVNKGEVRLAYKFDIYAKQPIARDEVFVDAATGEILYKNPIIKHVNHLVSDDEIELAAKKFEKVALNKENALFTPFVAGTAATRYSGSRTIETTQTGPNSFILDENARGNGNGMVTYNCQSTQSYPSTNFTDNDNNWTAAEYNNAAKDDAALEAHWGAEKTYDFWKNIFNRNSFDDEGAKIKSYVHYGSGYNNAFWNGSVMTYGDGSSMNALTSIDVCGHEIGHAICTYTSNLAYQNQSGAMNEGLSDIWGACIEQYGRNGNLNAPVDTVNPGTQGVWKVGEDITTGGLRSMSYPRTKGDPDTFKGQYYITTADDGSCTPSSGNDNCGVHTNSGVLNHWFYIVTAGKSGTNNAPAASGGPFAYNVTGIGMAKSSQITYYAERDYLTANATFMDMRNATIAVASSIYCATSPEVQAVTKAWKAVNVGADYVAYANDISLKSITGGNVSVACGATYNPSIIIENAGTNTITSVTVTYNVDGGANSTINWTGNLSNCAVQSIAIPVSGLTRGTHVLNVTSTIASDGNATNNTKSILILVNDAGSPNVINTFNTATNALISIDGNGKTNAVWQRGAIGKTLLTNALAGSNVYATKLTGNYPDSATSYLVSQCYNLTNLTNPTVSFDMAFDLESNWDIIYFEYSTDNGTSWNVLGTSSDPTWYNSSRLPDGTDCFNCIGKQWTGDFNTAPTGGNGMNGNKRKYIHELSSLGAPANAIFRFTFISDEASNQEGVMIDNFVIEGTLSSNATNELEDFLIYPNPTGGKLTISLPTSEKVSVDLFDLRGRKVYQSNFESEGTMFTKDLDLTSIQSGVYIINVKTEGKEISKRVIIE, from the coding sequence ATGAAAAACAATTATTTAAGTGTTCTTGGACTAACACTTCTCTTGTCCAATTTTGCTTTTTCTCAAAAAAACGAAAAATACAATGGAGATTTAGCGTATCAAAAAACAATTTACCTTACGGGTATGCATTCTGAGCAATCGGCTATTAAGGAATTTGGGAAATTATACCGACTTAACGATTCTAATTCATTTACTCCTCAAAAAGAAACTTCTGATGAAGCGGGTTTTATACATCAAAGGTTTCAACAGTATTATAAAGGGATTAAAATCGAATTTGGAACAGTAATCACCCATAAAAAAGAAGGTAACGTAGTTCATGTCAACGGTGAATTGTATAATGCTGAAGATTTAAATTTAACACCTTCATTATCTGCTGAAGTAGCTTTCCAAAAAGCAATAAATTTTATAAATGCGCAAGAATATTTATGGAATGATCCTGTGGCCTCTCAAGCAATGGATTATAAAAAACCATCTGGGGAACTTGTGATTTTACCTTTAGTTAATAAAGGCGAGGTAAGGCTTGCTTATAAATTTGATATTTATGCAAAACAACCTATTGCTAGAGATGAAGTTTTTGTTGATGCTGCGACAGGTGAAATTTTGTATAAAAATCCCATTATTAAACACGTTAATCATCTGGTTTCGGATGATGAAATTGAATTGGCAGCTAAAAAGTTTGAGAAAGTTGCGTTAAATAAAGAAAATGCTTTATTCACACCTTTTGTTGCCGGAACTGCTGCAACACGATACAGTGGATCAAGAACAATTGAAACGACTCAAACAGGGCCAAATTCATTTATTTTAGATGAAAACGCAAGAGGTAATGGTAATGGAATGGTCACTTATAATTGTCAATCTACACAATCCTATCCGTCTACTAATTTTACTGACAATGATAATAATTGGACAGCCGCTGAATACAATAATGCCGCAAAAGACGACGCGGCTTTAGAAGCACATTGGGGAGCAGAAAAAACGTATGATTTTTGGAAAAATATTTTTAATAGAAATAGTTTTGATGATGAAGGGGCTAAAATTAAGAGTTATGTTCATTATGGGAGTGGATATAATAATGCATTTTGGAATGGTAGTGTAATGACTTATGGAGATGGTAGCAGTATGAATGCTTTAACATCTATTGATGTTTGCGGCCACGAAATAGGTCACGCTATATGTACATACACTTCAAACTTAGCGTATCAAAATCAATCGGGTGCTATGAATGAAGGTTTGTCTGATATATGGGGTGCTTGTATAGAGCAATATGGAAGAAATGGAAATTTAAATGCTCCAGTTGATACAGTTAATCCAGGTACACAGGGGGTATGGAAAGTGGGTGAAGATATTACAACAGGTGGTTTACGTTCTATGAGTTATCCTAGAACAAAAGGAGATCCGGATACATTTAAAGGTCAATATTATATTACTACAGCGGATGATGGGTCTTGTACTCCTAGTTCAGGAAACGATAATTGTGGTGTTCATACCAATAGTGGTGTTTTAAATCACTGGTTTTACATTGTTACTGCTGGAAAATCGGGTACTAATAATGCACCTGCTGCTTCTGGTGGACCTTTTGCCTATAATGTAACAGGAATTGGAATGGCAAAATCTTCTCAAATAACTTATTATGCAGAACGAGATTATTTAACAGCAAATGCTACTTTTATGGATATGAGAAATGCTACTATTGCTGTAGCAAGTTCGATATATTGTGCCACTAGTCCAGAAGTACAAGCCGTAACAAAAGCTTGGAAAGCAGTAAATGTTGGTGCAGATTATGTTGCTTATGCGAATGACATTTCATTGAAAAGTATTACAGGTGGTAATGTAAGTGTGGCTTGTGGTGCGACTTATAATCCAAGTATAATAATAGAAAATGCAGGAACTAATACAATTACTTCAGTAACTGTAACATATAATGTTGATGGAGGAGCAAATTCAACTATAAATTGGACGGGTAACTTATCGAATTGCGCCGTGCAAAGTATTGCTATACCAGTTAGCGGTTTAACAAGAGGGACGCATGTTTTAAATGTAACTTCTACAATTGCGAGTGATGGAAATGCTACAAATAATACCAAATCTATTTTAATTTTAGTAAATGATGCGGGTTCTCCTAATGTGATAAATACATTTAATACTGCTACCAATGCTTTAATTTCAATTGATGGTAATGGTAAAACGAATGCTGTTTGGCAAAGAGGAGCTATTGGTAAAACCCTACTTACTAATGCACTTGCAGGATCAAATGTATATGCAACAAAACTGACGGGTAATTATCCAGATAGTGCAACTTCTTACTTGGTTTCACAGTGTTATAATTTAACCAACCTAACCAATCCAACGGTGAGTTTTGATATGGCATTTGATTTAGAATCAAATTGGGATATTATATATTTTGAATATTCAACGGATAATGGTACTTCATGGAATGTATTAGGAACTTCTTCTGATCCTACTTGGTATAATAGTTCAAGATTGCCTGATGGAACCGATTGCTTTAATTGTATTGGGAAGCAATGGACGGGTGATTTTAATACAGCTCCAACAGGAGGAAATGGTATGAATGGAAATAAAAGAAAATACATTCATGAATTATCAAGTTTAGGTGCCCCTGCAAATGCTATTTTCAGATTTACATTTATTTCTGATGAAGCTTCAAATCAAGAAGGAGTTATGATTGACAATTTTGTTATTGAAGGGACATTGTCATCAAATGCTACAAATGAACTGGAAGATTTTCTAATTTATCCTAATCCTACTGGAGGGAAACTAACGATTTCATTGCCAACCTCAGAAAAAGTTTCTGTTGATTTATTTGATTTAAGAGGAAGAAAAGTATATCAAAGCAATTTTGAATCTGAAGGTACTATGTTTACAAAAGACCTTGATTTGACTTCAATTCAATCTGGTGTTTACATTATTAATGTGAAAACTGAAGGAAAAGAAATTTCAAAAAGAGTAATCATAGAATAA